The DNA region TCTTGGatccagtatttttttttttttttttttttggaataatGAAATTAACATTATTCTTACAAACAATATTATGTCAATGCACAGAGCAAGGACTTGTGAAGATGgtttcacacatttttccatTGTTGACTTGTAATCTTTTTCCTTAAATCTTTTTTCcaatattattttattcatgatAATTCTACCCTGTGTGATCCCTTGATAAAGTTTGGGCCACAATGAACAGAATCTTGGAGGTTCCTAGAGTCTGTATAGTGTATATAAAAAGAATTCACTCgcttggatgttttatcttttcattgattttataaatcaatcatagttgATCGTATTTTGTTGTTGagaaaaacaatacatttttggTCAAAGTGAACACAGGTTTTCATAAAGTAAAATGTggctgcaaaaatattcactcccttcaagttagaatttagtagatgcacatttggctgcaatcacagcactgagtctgtgtggataggtctctatcaggcttgtacatctggaaaatgcaattttactctattctttgcaaaactgctcaagctctatcaggttgcatggggatcaggtgtgaacagccctttttaagcccagacaaattctctattggattgaggtctgatcTTTGACtctaaatcattcattttatcctttaaccatttctgtgtagcttttgctgtacgctacaggtcattgtcttgctgggaaaTTATTCTCCTGAGCCATaggtctcttgcagactgaataacatATATGatattttcctatattttgccacattcattttaccttctacctttacaagccttccagagctggctgctgagaagcatcccctcagcatgatgctgccaccaccgtgcttcacagtggggatggtgtgtttgtggtgatgtacaatgtttggtgtccaccGAACATAGagccttgtctgatggccagaaagcaccattttggtctcatcagaccaaagaactccacttgaccatggggGGTCTCGCATAACAAACTCTAATTGAAATTTGATCTGAGTtgtcttcaacagtggctttctcttggCCACTCTACCATAGTTTTGACTGGTTAAGAACTCAGGCGGCagttgctgtatgcagagtctctcccatctcaagCTTGTAACACTGTCAgagtaggtgtcttggtggtctctcactcagtttgtgaggacatcCTGATCGAGGCAAATTTATACATGGCCATATTCCTttaatttcttgaaaatgtatttaactgAGCTccgggatgttcagtgccttgaaatttatttttgtaaccattccctgacttatacttaaTCTTTTCTGCGTTGCTTGGACTGTTCTTTTGGGTATTTttatgatgtaatggtagccacaaataatgattaaccagtgaatagatatatcgaccatgattgatgtataaaatcaataaaagtgtaaaacatccaagggaatgaatactttttataaagcactgtatgtattttTTCTGGGTATATAAAGGTggagctttttaaaaatatttttgggctttaatGGCTTTATTTGGATAAGACAGTGGCAAGAGTTACAAACTGTGGAGAGAGAGATTTGAAGACACCAGCCTGTGTACATGTAGTAAACATTAGGCTACTTGCACCACATAAGGATAAATCTGTATTTCTGAGGCAAACACCAGATGGGACTTTCAAATCAGGCAATCCTTTCACACTCACTGTGTAATTATGTGATCAACAAGAGCATTAAAAACACTGTTAGGTTTATTAGTATTTACATTCTGCAGTGACATTATGAAACAGCCTCTACAGTATTATTTAGTTAAACAGTTATCATAAAAAAGTTCTTTGTATTAACTTCATGCCCAGTTTGCTGACAGTGCAATGTTGCAAAACTCATTAGATTAATATGGATAAACAAAAATAGCCTCGCAGTGCATGTCACTGCCTAattatgcaaaaatgcaaaatgcatcaatacTGTAATATACAGTATAAAATGTCTTTCCCACAGTTCTTACAATTAAAAAAGATGGTGTGGTATTTTACCACCACAGTGCACACCATAACTGCTTTCCAAATGACACAGACCTTTAtctaaaatttgttttatttcaaaagataaataaaaacagaaaaaatatctaTATATTTGACACGtacaatattttttatgttctaGACATTGTTGCAGTTATTTAAGTGTGCTAGCCTTCAGTGGAAACTGTGTAGTTCTCCTGAGCAGCAGCAGGGGGCATGCCAGCTCAACAGTGTATGTCAGACTCATGTGGGTTCGGCCTGAGTTGCAGAATACTATCAGTGAGGAAGTGAGCACCAATCTTCATAGTGTTCATCACAGTTAATAGTTTTTTACAACAACTGACAAACATAATGTAGCAGGTAGAGATCACCAGCAAAACAACATGCTATTCATATCCCAACCAGTGTGCACAAGAAAAATGGCTAACACAGAAATTATGACGTTTAGAAGAAATCTGGGCCAAATCCCAATCTGCTTCTGTGATGAATGACACATTTAAAGGAAGCTTCAAAGAGCCTCCTTCACTTCCAGTCCCTGTCTCAGACTTCCTTCACTTTTCCCAGGACGAGTTTGCCATTGGTGTAGTTGTGCACACCATTGCCATTCTCCACATGTTTCCCATTGGCCACCACAGTGAGGGGTTCACTAGTAGAGCCATTCAGTTTTGGTTGTTCCTCCTTGACAGGGAGCCGCTTGCCCTTAACATAGGCCTGAATCCAAAAGttggagaagaggaggaagaagaagacacCATACATCCAAATGAGGTGGATCCAAAGAGGGACCTGGTAGTCACACTTCTCCATGAAGTAGTACTGGCTGATGTGGATGGAGACCAGAACAAACTGTGTCTGTAAACACGGAAAGAACATCATTACTGTTAAAAACTGAAGTCTAACCCAGATCCCTTGTAAAATTAAACATGTCCTTATCAATCTTCACAGTCTGAGGACACTTTACAAAAGCTATAAACACTCTGTACATTGTTGACCTATTATTTTTGTATATATAAGGTCCTGCAAAAActatgtaaataaaatagacagcaaataattttgatttttcatcttgACCTACAAAAGCCAGCAagataaagatgaaaataaagatttctAAATGATTATTTGGTATCTTAGTTTCAGTTTCTCTCCTTGTCAGCCTATAGTTGCATACCAGTGAATAGCAGACACACAGCTGTGTCAGCTAAATCAACTTGTGACATGGCAGAGAGAACAACTTTTACTTTATGGCAAATACCCCCATTATGTTCAATTTTTGGaggaagaaacaaaaacatcatcGACATTAAGTTCAAGTCTAAAAGCTTGTGTAGTGCTGTTTTGAATAAATCTGCTTTGTCTAACACGGTTGTTATTTTGTTAGCATTCTGAGGAGCTGTAAAGGTTATACCACCTCTGTCATGCCTCCTATAAGGCTGCAGAGTCACAGATTATTATTTAATGAGGCTGTAGAATGAGGATGTAGTCAACAAATTTGAAGGTAGACATACAGTTGGCGATGTGCCATCATCTAGACAAATAACCAATGAGTTGCAAATGAATTAGAATTTTTTGTAACGCAAAGGTACTGTAAGGCAACACTTTTGTCAGTTAAAATGCAGTGAATTACTTTAAATCACAGTAATTTGGTAATGTAACAAGTAACTTTCAAATTGTAATATTATTTTGTTACATAACAAGTAGCTTTCAAAAGTATTGTTATGCAACACTTACTGCATagacacaaaaaatatactttTGAATGATTATAATGGCAAATATCTCAAATTAGTGAGAAAAGCATGAACACTTTTATATCACTGTGCCTGGATTATTATGATAGCCTTTTAACCTGCCTGGGTCAAAAAGATATTCAAAACTCAGCAGCTGGAAACTAGGAGATCTGAGCATATCACTCCCATTTTGTCCTCTCTACACTGGTTACCAGTATGTTTTagaattaatattaaaattttacTGCTAACTTTTAAAGACCTCAATAGCATTTTCAGTCTGGGACCCCCTGCCTGAGGAAATCAGATTGGCTGAGTCAGTAACCGCTTTTAAATCTCTACTTAAGACATACTTTTAACAACGAGCTTTTCCTAATTTTAGCTCTCTGATTCAGTTTCCTGATTTGagttttaactgcttttatttttaaccacatttttaactgctttgaTGTTACTTAGCTGTACCCACTTTCCTGCCTGATTTCATTAGTGTTCTTGATTGCTTTGTTGTCTTTCCTgcttgtgaagcactttgtaacctTGTTTTGAATACTGgtctataaataaagattattgtttatattatattattatttttgtgtagAAAAACACAGAGCACAGAACAAGAATAATCAAATAGGTGATACCTATTGTCTAAATCAACAATTACTGAAAGGTCCTAACAGAAACTTAAAGTTACCTCTACATTCTTGCCCCACTGACCTGTTAAAGGCCTGGTGAGTAAAAGTGGGAATACTAGACATGAGTTCTAGAAGTCAATATTACCAtacttataaatattattttctaattttaccAAGTCGTAAATGTttctaaatattacacactgtttatttgatcaaaatatatatttagtcacttatgttttgacttttttttacctcagATGATCttctgaaatgtgtttttttttcatatttcattgatttctgtatgtttttttcattagttttaaagctcctgtgaggatttCTTTGACTGGTTATTAAATAGGCTGGAAGTGATATGGATGCCTCTTTATGAgctcaaaaagcaaaaaaaataaataaataaaaaaaataaagaatgactGTTCCTGTATGGctatttttaaagcttaaaactACTGCTGCCATGGGGTAGGTATCAGATAAAATGAATGACCACATTCTTTCAAAAACAGCATAatctttataaaacattttctagGGTGGATTTTCAGAAAGTAATACCTTTGGCCATtcaaagacaaacattttttgtaatgACGCACTAGAGATAAAACATCAGCAATGAGAATTATTGCTTTACCAGAGCTTTAAGATATTTTTGGgcaattttcaccttttttgagACAGTAGAGTGTGGGAAAACAGCAAATGTGGGGGATCAGACTCAAATGGGTGTGAGACCTGTTGccactgcatttttttcctcatactGTAAAATGTTGATTGTTTTTGAAGCTTTGTGTTGCTGCTATTGGGTACATCTCCTTTGAAAAAGATTTTTCTGATATCACTGTGACTAACTTGACTAATtgcttaaaaatgttattgattgAGTGCTTCATGTGTCTTCAACCTATCTCCAAATTCCCATTCCTTATATTTTGATGCTTTATTCTACTAGAAGTGCATTTGTATATATACCTGTTTTAAACTCAACAAGGCCAGCACAGAAAGGCCAGCCTTTACTAAGCTAAGCGGACATACCAGCTGGATGGCGGTCATGTACTTCTTCCACCACAGGTATTTCTGGAAGCGAGGTCCTGCAGCAGAGAGCCCATAGTAGAAGTACATGGTGACGTGGACGGCTGCATTCACCATGGCATGGAAGGAGCCCATTCCTCCAGCTTTagagagacaaaaacacatttaacacaGCTGTACAGTGACATTATTTGGGCCTGGTATTTGCATGTATTATATGGTTATGTACGAAGTGTTTTGTGTAAATATCATGCCGAGTAAACCTCACCAGGAGTTAGTGTGATGCCCCACCACCACGTCCATGGCATGAAGGAGTGATGgaagacatgcagaaaggtgatCTGGCTTTGTTTCTTCCTTAGCACAAAAAACACCTAAAAAAGTAGATCAAGCTTAAGTTAACAGGCAAAAAAGTATGACAAAAAATATCTTTGGGGTGGCGAAATGTCCTTACTGTGTCGAGGAGTTCGAtgtattttgaaaagtaaaacagCCAAGCCACTCGAATCATCTGAGGAAAGAAAAATGCTGTCAATATCCTGTAGAAGATAGATAGAATTAGAATATAGACAGTTCAGTCACTTACCCGAAGAGCCTGTGGACTATTTGAAGTGTCAATGAGGTCACATCTCCATGTAAATGTGGTGGCCCATCCTGACATCATGAACTATAGGTGACGGAAACATCAAAAGTAGTCAGTGAAGTCTCACAGCAGTTATGTATGAAGTAGCATGATGTTGAATCAACTAGAAGCTTAGTTTTTACCTCGTACACTATGTATGCATTTAATAAAACCATGCTGAGATTGTAGATGATCATGGCCGTTTTCAGGCCGAATGGTTTGCGATTTGCCATCAAGCGGGGCCCCATGTACAATGAGAAGAAGATGTAGGTCAGCAGGATGGAGGTCATGTGTAAGGGGTCCTGCATTAAAGGGTAGTCTTTGACACGGGCATCTATGGGGAGAAGGAAGGGACAAAAATCCTACTTATCAAACTGGCAGCGTGTCAATAATGGACATAATCACTTAGAAGTcacacatttttagaaattaatTGGTACATGCAAGTAA from Cheilinus undulatus linkage group 13, ASM1832078v1, whole genome shotgun sequence includes:
- the elovl1a gene encoding elongation of very long chain fatty acids protein 1a, which codes for MLRDAVSNIEKFHDYLKSRTDARVKDYPLMQDPLHMTSILLTYIFFSLYMGPRLMANRKPFGLKTAMIIYNLSMVLLNAYIVYEFMMSGWATTFTWRCDLIDTSNSPQALRMIRVAWLFYFSKYIELLDTVFFVLRKKQSQITFLHVFHHSFMPWTWWWGITLTPAGGMGSFHAMVNAAVHVTMYFYYGLSAAGPRFQKYLWWKKYMTAIQLTQFVLVSIHISQYYFMEKCDYQVPLWIHLIWMYGVFFFLLFSNFWIQAYVKGKRLPVKEEQPKLNGSTSEPLTVVANGKHVENGNGVHNYTNGKLVLGKVKEV